The genomic stretch GCTGTAGCTGGCATTCATCTATATGGAGCGCCTCTTATTATTGTTGACTTTGGAACGGCCACAACGTACTGCTATATTGATGAACAAAAACAGTATGTCGGTGGAGCGATTGCGCCAGGCATTAACATTTCAACCGAAGCGCTTTACATGCATGCAGCGAAGCTTCCGCGTATAGAAATCGCGAAGCCAAACCATATCGTTGGGAAAAACACGGTGAGCGCAATGCAGAGCGGTACGCTTTATGGTTATGTTGGTCAAGTAGAAGGAATCGTTTCTCGTATGAAAAAGCATTCTCCTAAAGAACCAACTGTTATTGCTACAGGGGGACTCGCTTCTCTAATTGCGGAGGAATGCGACCTTATTGATGTGGTCGACCCTTTCTTAACGCTGAAGGGTTTGCATTTTATCTATAATAAGAACAAAGAAGAGTTAAACGCATACCGATAAAAAGGGATGCGTTTTTCATTTGATGTTTTTGGGGAAATTATGAATAATAGGCATTTCAATAAACAGTTGTCTTGATCCTTCACAACTTTCTCGAGGAATGTAATAGCATAAGAAAGTTTAAAGTGATTAAGGGAAAAGTAATGAAATCACGACTTTTAATGCAATGATCTTCTTACATTCTAGACCCAGTTGTTCATAATGGAAGTTCTTGAAAAAATAATGTATCGTGTAAGTGGGCAATGGCCCATTAGTGAAAGGAGCTACAAAGTAATGAATGATTATTTAATTAAAGCACTTGCATTCGATGGTAATGTAAGGGCTTATGCGATATCTAGTACAGAAATGGTTGCGGAAGCACAGCGACGTCATACGACTTGGCCAACTGCATCTGCTGCGCTTGGGCGCGCCATGACAGCATCGACAATGATGGCTACTGGACTAAAAGGAGAAGAAAAAATCACGGTAAAAATTGAAGGTGGCGGCCCGATCGGCGCTATTATTGTCGACGCAAATGCCAAAGGTGAAACACGCGGGTATGTCAGCAACCCACACGTTCACTTTGATTTAAATGATCAAGGAAAGCTCGATGTGGCTCAAGCCGTAGGACGCGACGGCTTTCTATCAGTGGTGAAAGATATTGGCATGCGCGAGAAATTCACAGGGCAAGTTCCGATTGTATCTGGTGAATTAGGAGAAGATTTTACGTATTATCTTGTTACTTCAGAGCAAGTGCCTTCAGCAGTTGGCGTTGGTGTCCTTGTAAATCCGGACAACACGATCCTTGCAGCTGGAGGCTTTATGATTCAATTGCTTCCTGGCGCTGGTGAAGAAACCATCCGTTTTATTGAGAAGCGAATCGAAGCAATTCCGCCAATTTCAAAATTAATCGAATCTGGAAAAACGCCAGAAGAGATTTTGCACGTTCTTCTTGGAGAAGAAAATATTAAAATCATCGACAACATGCCTGTGCAATTTGAGTGTAGCTGTTCGAAAGAGCGTTTCTCAAATGGGATTATGGGACTTGGAAAAGAAGAAATTAACAATATGATTGAGGAAGATGGAGAAGCAGAAACCGCTTGTCACTTCTGTAATGCCCACTACCACTTTTCAAAAGAAGAACTTCAAGAGTTATACGCTGAAAGCAAAGTATAAAAGGTTCAAATTGACAGATAAGTTTAGTGGTGATATTCTTTAGGTTAGATAATCCCTATAAAATTACTCGGGTTTGAGGAGGCGCGACGATGAGAATAGCAAATTCAATTACAGATCTAATCGGTCAAACACCTATTGTGAAACTTAACCGCATCGCTGATGAGGGCCACGCAGAGGTATACTTAAAGCTTGAATTTATGAATCCTGGAAGCAGCGTGAAAGATCGTATTGCCCTTGCAATGATTGAAGCAGCTGAAGAAAAGGGCGAATTAAAGCCCGGAGATACTTTTGTGGAGCCTACAAGTGGTAATACGGGAATTGGTCTTGCAATGGTTGCAGCAGCAAAAGGCTACCAGGCCGTTCTCGTTATGCCTGATACGATGAGTATGGAGCGACGTAACCTATTGAAAGCATACGGAGCAAAGCTTGTTCTTACTCCTGGTTCTGAAGGTATGGGCGGAGCTATTCGCAAATCCGAGGAGTTAGCAAAAGAGCACGGGTATTTCATGCCCCAACAATTTAAAAATGAAGCAAATCCTGAGGTGCATCGCCGTACAACTGGTCAAGAGATTGTTGAACAGATGGACCAGCTTGATGGATTTGTTGCGGGTATTGGTACTGGTGGAACAATTACAGGTGCAGGTGAAGTATTGAAAAAGCACTTTCCATCAGTTAAGCTTTACGCTGTAGAGCCAACCGACTCGCCTATTTTATCAGGTGGTAAACCTGGTCCTCATAAGATTCAAGGGATTGGTGCTGGATTTGTACCCGCAGTTCTGAATACGGATGTCTATGATGAAGTCATTCAAGTTCAAAACGATCAAGCTTTTGAATGGGCTAGGAAGGCAGCAAGAGAAGAAGGTATTCTAGGCGGTATTTCTTCAGGTGCTGCAATTTATGCAGCGCTTGAAGTAGCTAAGAAGCTTGGTAAAGGTAAAAAAGTTCTTGCTGTCATTCCAAGTAATGGGGAACGTTACCTAAGTACACCACTGTTTCAATTCGATGATGAATAAGAAAGCGCGAAAAGCAGTCCTTACAAGGGCTGCTTTTCTATTTTAAGTAATAGAATAGGTAAGTATTTCTAATTGAGTATTGGTAAGTGTTTGGGGAGGATAAAAAGGATGAAGCGTAAGGGAAGTTCATGTAGAATAGAGGCATAAACTGAGCGGCAGCGTATGCTTAAGCTTTTGATAGGGTGTGAACAGTTTGCCAGAACAGCTAGAGAAAACCACGCGTCATTCGATTTATGAAACAATCGAGTTAAGCGCGGATGAGTGGTTTTCACGATATAAATCATTCGCCGAAGAATGTGAAGAGCATATTTTATTGGATAGTACACGTGGTGGTCGATATAGTATGTTTGGAATCAAGCCAATTGCTTCGCTTATTGGATATGGTACTTCTTTAACAATCATAGAGGAAGGAAAAGATCCTAAATACTTAGACGGCAATTTATTAGAGATAATGCAAGAATGGATGCAGTGTCAGGTGGCGATCAATGACGAGTCTTTACCGGACTTTCAAGGCGGTGCCATGGGGTATCTTAGTTATGATATTGTTCGCCAAATTGAAAAACTACCACAGCTAGCTGCGGATGATCTCAAACTACCGGAACTTTTCTTCATCGTTTATGAAGATGTTGGCGTGTATGATCATTTATCAGAAAAGTTGTGGTTCATTTCACAGGCTCCAAATGGTGAGGAATATGAAGCTGAACAGCGTCTGAAAATGTATAAACGAAAGTGGACGAAAAAGGGCGTAACTAAACCGTTAAACTCTTCTTCTTTTTCAAAAGAAGCAAAACAGTTATTTTCAATGGATCAGCACGCCTTTTCGTCAGCTGTTC from Bacillus sp. Cs-700 encodes the following:
- the cysK gene encoding cysteine synthase A — translated: MRIANSITDLIGQTPIVKLNRIADEGHAEVYLKLEFMNPGSSVKDRIALAMIEAAEEKGELKPGDTFVEPTSGNTGIGLAMVAAAKGYQAVLVMPDTMSMERRNLLKAYGAKLVLTPGSEGMGGAIRKSEELAKEHGYFMPQQFKNEANPEVHRRTTGQEIVEQMDQLDGFVAGIGTGGTITGAGEVLKKHFPSVKLYAVEPTDSPILSGGKPGPHKIQGIGAGFVPAVLNTDVYDEVIQVQNDQAFEWARKAAREEGILGGISSGAAIYAALEVAKKLGKGKKVLAVIPSNGERYLSTPLFQFDDE
- a CDS encoding type III pantothenate kinase is translated as MILVLDVGNTNIVLGVYEGEELTHHWRMGTSRKQTEDEYAMVIKGLFSHEELSFDDVEGIIISSVVPPIMFALERMCQKYFHHKPLVIGPGIKTGLNIKYDNPKEVGADRIVNAVAGIHLYGAPLIIVDFGTATTYCYIDEQKQYVGGAIAPGINISTEALYMHAAKLPRIEIAKPNHIVGKNTVSAMQSGTLYGYVGQVEGIVSRMKKHSPKEPTVIATGGLASLIAEECDLIDVVDPFLTLKGLHFIYNKNKEELNAYR
- the hslO gene encoding Hsp33 family molecular chaperone HslO, with product MNDYLIKALAFDGNVRAYAISSTEMVAEAQRRHTTWPTASAALGRAMTASTMMATGLKGEEKITVKIEGGGPIGAIIVDANAKGETRGYVSNPHVHFDLNDQGKLDVAQAVGRDGFLSVVKDIGMREKFTGQVPIVSGELGEDFTYYLVTSEQVPSAVGVGVLVNPDNTILAAGGFMIQLLPGAGEETIRFIEKRIEAIPPISKLIESGKTPEEILHVLLGEENIKIIDNMPVQFECSCSKERFSNGIMGLGKEEINNMIEEDGEAETACHFCNAHYHFSKEELQELYAESKV